Proteins from a genomic interval of Papaver somniferum cultivar HN1 chromosome 4, ASM357369v1, whole genome shotgun sequence:
- the LOC113275862 gene encoding uncharacterized protein LOC113275862: MWSFASNAFAGATGQKKNSPQRSQACSECSDDEVSSNPTREEGLECPICCESFNIVENVPYVLWCGHTLCKNCILALQWAVVKFPTLPIQLPLFISCPWCHLLSFRLVYKGNLKFPRKNFFLLWMVESLNGDRVKIQHSDSSFAANNHQQVWPSNNISTGRSQVNSNPVNLRRATATTHGDHQEQRRPVPNQVITMGNYLNRESLNSTLRKSLVFFVNITAKFPLVVVFLLIILYAVPASAAILLLYILVTVLFAFPSFLILCFAYPSLDWLVREIIT; this comes from the coding sequence ATGTGGAGTTTCGCATCAAATGCCTTTGCTGGAGCTACTGGACAGAAGAAGAACTCTCCTCAGCGAAGCCAAGCGTGTTCCGAATGCTCAGATGACGAAGTTTCTTCCAACCCTACCAGAGAGGAAGGACTAGAATGTCCTATATGTTGTGAATCCTTCAACATTGTCGAGAATGTCCCCTACGTGTTATGGTGCGGTCACACTCTCTGCAAGAACTGTATCTTGGCGCTTCAATGGGCTGTCGTGAAATTTCCCACCCTGCCAATTCAGCTCCCACTCTTCATCTCTTGTCCATGGTGCCACCTACTATCATTTCGGTTGGTTTACAAAGGCAATCTCAAATTCCCACGCAAGAACTTCTTCCTCCTTTGGATGGTTGAGAGCTTAAACGGAGATAGAGTGAAGATTCAACATTCTGATTCTTCCTTCGCTGCAAACAATCATCAACAAGTCTGGCCTTCAAACAATATATCTACTGGAAGAAGTCAAGTTAATAGTAACCCCGTCAACTTAAGGAGGGCAACAGCTACTACTCACGGGGACCATCAGGAACAACGTAGGCCCGTTCCAAACCAAGTGATCACCATGGGTAACTATCTCAACAGGGAGAGCCTTAATTCGACCCTACGAAAATCACTGGTTTTTTTCGTGAACATAACAGCAAAGTTCCCCTTGGTCGTGGTATTTCTTCTTATCATCTTGTATGCAGTTCCTGCCAGTGCTGCTATATTGCTTTTGTACATACTTGTCACTGTCCTGTTTGCATTTCCTTCATTTCTTATACTGTGTTTTGCGTACCCTAGTTTGGATTGGCTGGTAAGGGAAATCATTACGTAA
- the LOC113275863 gene encoding lysine-specific demethylase JMJ25-like, producing the protein MDYTRPSSNFEDNGGIPEDLRCKRSDGKQWRCSALSMPDKTVCEKHYIQAKKRAANSALRANMKKAKRNLDSDGYMDSRNDEDDTPMSLKGGEFSSSPVMYNKKVPRPQYSPESSPLRIALIHNPIRLNDELQRDLGLFDENRSTMYTSPTPSAVESSRSKTLNNFDANALPENSDGSTDSSYGEGRLTCHQFRKNDTSRVVWCSKCDKRGYCDECASKWYPDILLEEIQKACPACRGTCNCRVCLRGDNMMKVKIQEIGGPDKLQHLYCLLSSISPVIKQIHSDQCLELELDAKVHGPGTKVDIPRAKVNADEQMCCNCCRMPIIDYHRHCTNCLYDLCLTCCRDLRQESLTTVNVESTEPQISDRTQEGAVVVEQQISLEMRKKFAERFPGWKANTVGAIPCPPKESGGCGSPSLALRRIFKMNWVAKLVKNVEEMVSGCKEYDDSQQPFPSHDSKLCQFAHREEADDNYLYCPVSEDIKLEGIGPFQKHWVKGEPVIVKEVCDCTSSSSWDPMIIWRGIRENADEKAKDENRIVKAIDCLDYSEVDIELGQFIKGYSEGRIHENGWPEMLKLKDWPSPSASEEFLLCQRPEFISKLPLLEYIHSKWGLLNVAAKLPHYSLQNDVGPKIFISYGSYEELGRGDSVTNLHGNMRDMVYLLMHTLEVKLKGWQRTKIEKLQKTFRESEANTSDGDVQANYGEVGKSPDFSPDELVKQNEGIAGLTTSKDKIMENEAVNTSGLTTIKDEIMEEEAVNSAGLTTRKDEIMEDQVVNGIEATSGGERKEDAEYVASEDAPVGAIWDVFRRQDVPKLIEYLRVHEKEFKKSTNLPTDSVMNPLYDQVIFLNRDHKRKLKEEVGIEPWTFEQRLGEAVFVPAGCPFQVRYLQSSVHLALDFLSPESLGESIRLAEEIRYLPNDHGAKFQMLEVGKMSLYAASSAIREVEKLALDPKAGLGFEDPNLTALVSENLEKMIRRRQQIACI; encoded by the exons ATGGATTATACGCGACCCTCTAGTAATTTTGAGGACAATGGCGGAATACCAGAGGATTTGCGGTGTAAAAGATCAGATGGGAAGCAATGGAGATGTAGTGCACTGTCTATGCCGGACAAGACTGTATGTGAAAAGCACTATATTCAAGCAAAGAAGAGAGCTGCAAATTCTGCGCTGCGAGCTAATATGAAGAAAGCCAAGAGAAATCTAGATAGTGATGGTTATATGGATAGTAGAAATGATGAAGATGACACTCCGATGAGCTTAAAAGGTGGAGAGTTTTCCTCTTCTCCTGTAATGTACAACAAGAAGGTCCCTAGACCACAGTATTCTCCTGAATCATCTCCATTGAGGATTGCACTTATCCATAATCCTATAAGGTTGAATGATGAGTTACAAAGAGATCTTGGACTGTTTGACGAGAATCGCAGCACTATGTATACTTCACCAACCCCTTCTGCTGTGGAATCATCAAggagcaaaactctgaataactTTGATGCTAATGCTTTGCCG GAAAACTCTGATGGAAGCACGGATTCTTCTTATGGTGAGGGCAGACTAACTTGCCATCAGTTCCGAAAGAATGATACATCTAGAGTTGTTTGGTGTTCGAAATGTGATAAGAGAGGTTACTGTGACGAATGCGCATCTAAATG GTACCCTGACATCCTGTTGGAAGAAATTCAAAAGGCATGTCCTGCATGTCGTGGAACGTGCAATTGCAGGGTGTGCTTACGAGGAGATAATATGATGAAG gttaagATACAGGAGATAGGTGGCCCAGATAAGTTGCAACATCTCTATTGCCTCTTATCTTCAATTTCTCCTGTAATCAAGCAGATACACTCTGACCAGTGTCTTGAACTGGAGTTGGACGCCAAGGTTCAtg GTCCAGGAACTAAAGTGGATATTCCCAGGGCAAAGGTGAATGCAGATGAGCAGATGTGCTG CAATTGCTGTAGGATGCCGATCATCGATTATCACCGGCACTGTACAAACTGCTTGTATGATCTATGCCTTACATGTTGTCGGGATCTCCGGCAAGAGTCTCTTACTACAGTGAATGTTGAATCAACGGAACCACAGATTTCGGATAGAACCCAGGAAGGAGCAGTTGTGGTAGAGCAACAAATTTCTTTGGAGATGAGAAAGAAGTTTGCGGAACGTTTTCCTGGTTGGAAAGCCAATACCGTCGGTGCTATCCCATGCCCACCAAAAGAGTCTGGTGGCTGTGGTTCCCCATCATTAGCCCTAAGACGTATCTTCAAGATGAATTGGGTTGCAAAGTTGGTGAAAAATGTTGAGGAAATGGTTAGTGGATGCAAGGAATATGATGACAGTCAGCAACCTTTTCCATCACATGACTCTAAGCTGTGCCAGTTTGCACACAGAGAAGAGGCAGACGATAATTACCTTTATTGCCCAGTATCTGAAGATATCAAGCTTGAAGGGATTGGCCCTTTTCAAAAACATTGGGTCAAGGGTGAACCTGTTATTGTGAAGGAGGTCTGTGATTGCACCTCAAGTTCAAGTTGGGATCCAATGATTATATGGAGAGGAATTCGGGAGAATGCAGATGAGAAAGCGAAAGATGAAAACAGAATCGTGAAGGCCATAGATTGCTTAGACTATTCTGAG GTTGATATTGAACTTGGTCAATTCATCAAAGGATATTCAGAGGGTAGAATCCATGAAAATGGTTGGCCTGAAATGTTGAAACTGAAGGATTGGCCATCTCCCAGTGCTTCTGAGGAGTTTTTGCTGTGCCAGAGACCTGAATTTATCAGTAAACTTCCACTGCTCGAGTATATCCATTCCAAGTGGGGTCTCTTAAATGTTGCTGCAAAGCTACCTCATTATTCATTACAGAATGATGTAGGACCAAAAATATTCATTTCTTATGGGTCATATGAAGAACTTGGTAGAGGTGATTCGGTGACCAATCTCCACGGCAATATGCGGGACATG GTATACTTGTTGATGCATACTTTGGAAGTGAAACTGAAAGGTTGGCAGCGGACTAAAATTGAAAAGTTACAGAAAACTTTTAGAGAATCAGAGGCCAATACATCAGATGGAGATGTACAAGCTAATTATGGTGAGGTGGGAAAATCACCTGATTTCTCCCCCGATGAGCTTGTTAAACAAAATGAAGGTATTGCTGGGTTAACCACAAGTAAAGATAAGATCATGGAGAATGAAGCAGTAAATACGTCTGGGTTAACCACAATTAAAGATGAGATCATGGAGGAAGAAGCAGTGAATAGTGCTGGGTTAACCACAAGGAAAGATGAGATCATGGAGGATCAAGTAGTAAACGGGATCGAAGCGACTTCTGGTGGTGAGAGGAAGGAAGATGCTGAATATGTAGCATCAGAAGATGCTCCTGTTGGAGCCATTTGGGATGTTTTCCGCCGCCAGGATGTCCCAAAGCTGATTGAGTATTTAAGAGTCCATGAGAAGGAGTTTAAGAAGTCTACTAATCTCCCAACTGATTCG GTCATGAACCCACTTTATGATCAAGTTATATTCCTGAACAGAGatcataaaagaaaactaaaggaGGAAGTTG GTATAGAGCCATGGACATTTGAACAACGGTTAGGAGAGGCCGTCTTCGTTCCTGCTGGATGTCCTTTCCAAGTGAGGTATCTTCAG TCTTCAGTCCATTTGGCCCTTGATTTTCTGTCTCCTGAAAGCTTAGGGGAGTCTATAAGATTGGCTGAAGAAATCCGCTATCTTCCGAACGACCATGGAGCGAAGTTCCAGATGCTAGAG GTGGGAAAGATGTCACTATATGCAGCTAGTTCTGCCATTAGAGAAGTCGAAAAATTGGCACTTGACCCCAA GGCTGGTCTTGGATTTGAAGATCCAAATTTAACTGCATTGGTCTCAGAGAATTTGGAGAAAATGATTAGACGGAGGCAGCAGATTGCATGTATTTGA